A window of Candidatus Binatia bacterium genomic DNA:
TGCGGCCTTCTCTTGGCCGCGTATCGAGGGGCTGGCGGCGTATCGAGGGGTGCCCGCTGGGTGACAATCGACAGTCCCCCAAACCGAGGAGGGGCCAGGGGAGGTTGGAAAGGTCGCGGCCCAGACTCAGCGGCTCTCCAGCTGTGTCAGCAGCTCACCGCGGTTCTTCGCCCATCCCTCGTCGTACGGCGAGATGTATTTCCATTTGGTCTTGATGGAGGCGAATTTCCATTCCCCGTTTTCGCGGACGTATTCCTCCTCGTAGGTACCCGCCATCCACTGCGCCCGGTTGGTGGAGGCGTCCGTCGTAGGCGCCTCGTAGTACCATTTCCCCGTCGCCTTATCGCCGGTGACATCGATGATCGGGTTGTGCACCATGTGCATGCAGAACGACACGCCCGACGGCACCACCTGGCCAAAGAAGATCTCGAGCCCCGCTTTGCCTTCGAACATCGACGCCGGACCCATACCGAAGTCCACCTTGGCGTTGTCGCTGAAGTGCGCGATCAATTGGTTACGGTTGCGTTCATCTTCGAGACCG
This region includes:
- a CDS encoding nuclear transport factor 2 family protein yields the protein MSMKELLARVQVLEDIEAIRKLKATYCYLCDAGLEDERNRNQLIAHFSDNAKVDFGMGPASMFEGKAGLEIFFGQVVPSGVSFCMHMVHNPIIDVTGDKATGKWYYEAPTTDASTNRAQWMAGTYEEEYVRENGEWKFASIKTKWKYISPYDEGWAKNRGELLTQLESR